In Limnobaculum parvum, one DNA window encodes the following:
- the eptA gene encoding phosphoethanolamine transferase EptA, giving the protein MSIASKLRCRGLTFVVITALFFTLFQNALALTAFWHAITDTGRQHWLFMATVPVTLFCALNILFSLLLIPWLRKPLVIVLLLVGAYVNYVMYSFNVVIDRNMMQNALETNTQEIIALITPKMMLWLFLLGVLPSILVIAVKIQSTPHWLKAVGTRLMNIGLSLLVIVVIAFFFYKDYAPLIRNHPHLVKMLIPTNYISGLTSALKREVESHQPLVDIGMDAHEGPVIRQEPKKTLVILVVGETARAANFSLGGYPRETNPKLKQNNVIYFTHVTSCGTETAVSVPCMFSDMTRKEYDAVKAAHQEGLMDIVARAKVNVLWRENDGGCKGACDRIPHQDITQLKPDGLCHNGSCYDDALLSKLDNYINGLNGDGLIVLHQMGSHGPAYFERYPSEYRQFTPTCDSNQIQDCDHQSLMNTYDNTLLYTDAMLDKTLSLLKSHQQKFATALVYLSDHGESLGEKGLYLHGTPYLLAPDEQTHIPFLMWMSDDYQQNYKIDRRCLEHKAQQQAFSQDNLFHTILGMLNIETQEYKSELDILQGCRA; this is encoded by the coding sequence ATGAGTATTGCCAGTAAGTTACGCTGCCGTGGACTTACCTTTGTTGTAATAACCGCATTGTTTTTTACCCTGTTTCAAAACGCGCTGGCATTAACCGCATTCTGGCACGCCATTACTGATACCGGACGGCAGCACTGGCTTTTTATGGCGACGGTGCCAGTTACACTATTTTGTGCGTTGAATATCCTATTTAGCTTACTGTTGATCCCCTGGTTGCGAAAACCATTGGTAATCGTTTTATTGTTGGTCGGCGCCTACGTTAACTATGTGATGTACAGCTTCAATGTGGTTATTGATCGCAATATGATGCAAAACGCCTTAGAGACCAACACGCAGGAAATCATAGCGCTGATAACCCCAAAAATGATGCTGTGGCTCTTTCTGTTGGGTGTGCTGCCTTCTATACTGGTCATTGCGGTAAAAATTCAGTCGACACCGCATTGGCTAAAAGCCGTGGGAACAAGGCTGATGAATATTGGCCTTTCACTGCTGGTGATTGTGGTTATCGCTTTCTTTTTCTATAAAGACTACGCTCCTCTAATTCGCAATCACCCTCATCTGGTCAAGATGCTGATTCCCACCAACTACATTTCTGGTTTAACCAGTGCCTTAAAGCGAGAAGTAGAGAGCCATCAGCCGTTGGTTGATATTGGTATGGATGCGCATGAAGGTCCCGTTATTCGGCAAGAACCGAAAAAGACGCTGGTCATTCTGGTCGTCGGCGAAACCGCCCGGGCGGCTAATTTCTCCTTGGGTGGCTATCCACGGGAAACCAACCCTAAGCTGAAGCAAAATAATGTTATCTATTTTACGCACGTAACTTCCTGCGGTACCGAGACTGCGGTTTCCGTGCCCTGTATGTTTTCCGATATGACACGCAAAGAGTATGACGCCGTAAAAGCCGCACATCAGGAAGGACTGATGGATATTGTTGCCAGAGCCAAGGTCAATGTATTGTGGCGGGAAAATGACGGAGGATGTAAAGGCGCCTGCGATCGCATTCCTCATCAGGATATTACCCAACTAAAACCTGATGGCTTATGCCACAATGGCAGTTGCTATGATGACGCATTATTGAGCAAACTGGATAACTATATTAACGGCCTGAATGGCGATGGTCTGATCGTATTGCATCAAATGGGCAGTCATGGGCCGGCCTATTTCGAGCGTTATCCCTCTGAATATCGACAATTCACGCCAACCTGTGACAGTAATCAGATACAGGACTGCGACCACCAGTCGCTGATGAATACTTATGACAACACACTGCTCTATACCGATGCCATGCTGGATAAAACCCTCAGCCTGTTGAAAAGTCACCAGCAGAAATTCGCTACAGCACTGGTTTATCTTTCCGACCATGGGGAATCACTGGGTGAAAAAGGATTGTATCTGCACGGAACCCCTTATTTACTGGCTCCAGATGAACAAACCCATATCCCGTTCCTGATGTGGATGTCAGACGATTACCAACAGAATTATAAAATAGACCGTCGCTGTCTGGAACATAAAGCTCAGCAGCAGGCGTTTTCACAAGATAACCTGTTTCACACCATTTTAGGAATGCTGAATATAGAGACTCAGGAATATAAATCCGAGCTGGATATTCTACAGGGGTGTAGGGCGTAG
- a CDS encoding amino acid ABC transporter ATP-binding protein, with the protein MIKIRHLQKQFGKTHVLRGISCDIAANEVVCIIGPSGSGKSTFLRCMNALEEMSGGEITIGGYDVHDSKTDLNKLRESVGMVFQRFNLFPHMTVLENLILAPMDVKKLSKAEAIKRAEQLLQKVGLIDKIDAYPSQLSGGQQQRVAIARALAMEPKVMLFDEPTSALDPELVGEVLAVMKSLAHEGMTMVVVTHEMGFARDVADRVIFIDQGVIQEEDVPEKLFTAPSSERTKAFLSKVLSV; encoded by the coding sequence GTGATTAAGATTCGTCATTTACAAAAACAGTTTGGAAAAACTCACGTTTTACGGGGTATTTCCTGTGATATTGCCGCCAATGAGGTGGTCTGTATTATTGGCCCATCGGGCTCAGGTAAAAGTACATTTCTGCGATGTATGAATGCGCTGGAAGAGATGAGCGGCGGTGAAATTACCATCGGGGGCTATGATGTTCACGATAGTAAAACCGATTTGAATAAACTGCGTGAAAGCGTCGGTATGGTGTTTCAGCGTTTTAACCTGTTTCCTCACATGACGGTGTTGGAGAATCTGATTCTAGCGCCGATGGACGTGAAAAAATTGTCGAAAGCCGAAGCGATAAAACGCGCTGAACAACTACTGCAAAAAGTAGGTTTGATCGATAAGATTGATGCTTATCCAAGCCAGTTATCCGGTGGGCAGCAGCAGCGGGTAGCTATTGCCCGTGCGCTGGCGATGGAACCCAAAGTGATGCTATTTGATGAACCCACTTCGGCGCTCGATCCTGAGCTGGTGGGTGAAGTCTTGGCCGTCATGAAGTCTCTAGCCCATGAAGGCATGACAATGGTGGTGGTGACCCACGAGATGGGCTTTGCTAGGGATGTTGCCGATAGAGTCATCTTTATCGATCAGGGCGTCATTCAGGAAGAAGACGTACCAGAAAAATTGTTTACCGCCCCGTCGAGTGAGAGAACTAAAGCATTTTTAAGTAAGGTATTATCGGTTTAG
- the rpoS gene encoding RNA polymerase sigma factor RpoS, with the protein MSSNTLKVNEWPENADFDDSEPTEFDEKAQLDTVEEDSSTDDILLSQDVTQHVLDATQLYLGEIGFSPLLTAQEEVYFARRALRGDAAARSRMIESNLRLVVKIARRYNNRGLALLDLIEEGNLGLIRAVEKFDPERGFRFSTYATWWIRQTIERAIMNQTRTIRLPIHIVKELNVYLRTARELSQKLDHEPRAEDIALQLDKSVSDVSRMLRLNERVTSVDSPLNGESDSALLDILPDENNNDPEFTTQDNDIKQSIVKWLFELNPKQREVLARRFGLLGYEAATLEDVGAEIGLTRERVRQIQVEGLSQLREILVKQGLNIESLFQE; encoded by the coding sequence ATGAGTTCCAATACGCTGAAAGTCAACGAATGGCCTGAAAATGCCGATTTCGATGATAGTGAACCCACGGAGTTCGACGAAAAAGCTCAACTGGATACCGTCGAAGAAGATAGCTCCACGGATGACATACTGCTTTCACAAGATGTGACTCAACATGTGCTGGATGCGACACAGCTATATCTCGGAGAAATTGGTTTTTCACCTTTATTAACCGCGCAGGAAGAAGTCTATTTTGCACGGCGGGCATTACGTGGCGATGCCGCAGCCCGCAGTCGCATGATAGAAAGTAACCTGCGTTTGGTTGTCAAAATTGCTCGTCGATATAACAATCGGGGTCTTGCACTGCTTGATCTTATCGAAGAGGGCAACTTGGGTCTTATTCGTGCGGTAGAAAAGTTTGATCCTGAAAGAGGATTCCGTTTCTCTACTTATGCCACTTGGTGGATTCGTCAGACGATCGAACGTGCCATCATGAATCAGACCAGAACCATTCGCTTACCGATTCATATCGTTAAAGAGCTCAATGTCTATTTGCGTACCGCCCGTGAGCTTTCCCAAAAGCTGGATCACGAACCGCGCGCGGAAGACATTGCACTCCAACTGGATAAATCAGTGAGTGATGTTAGTCGGATGCTACGGCTTAACGAACGTGTGACGTCTGTGGATTCTCCGTTAAATGGTGAATCAGATAGTGCATTGTTGGATATCTTACCGGATGAGAATAACAATGATCCTGAATTTACGACTCAGGATAATGATATTAAGCAGAGCATCGTTAAATGGTTATTTGAGCTGAATCCAAAGCAGCGAGAAGTATTAGCCCGTCGTTTCGGCCTGTTAGGTTATGAAGCGGCAACCCTAGAAGATGTTGGCGCAGAGATTGGGTTAACCCGTGAGCGCGTTCGTCAAATTCAAGTCGAAGGGCTGAGTCAGTTGCGTGAGATTCTGGTGAAACAAGGGCTGAATATTGAGTCGCTGTTTCAGGAATAA
- the surE gene encoding 5'/3'-nucleotidase SurE: MMKILLSNDDGISAPGIQILAEHLRKFAQVQVVAPDRNCSGSSNALTLELPIRIHTQQQGDISVRGTPTDCVYLGVNALMIPRPDIVVSGINAGANLGDDVIYSGTVAAAMEGRHLGLPALAVSLVGNQHFETAAVMACRLLRMLEQEPLRTNRILNINVPDLPLNEIKGFKVTRCGRRHPADQVICQQDPRGHDIYWIGPPGEKDDAGADTDFAAVEQGYVSITPLQVDLTAYAAQDVINQWLLQTKVT; encoded by the coding sequence ATGATGAAAATACTTCTGAGCAATGACGACGGCATTTCTGCGCCGGGCATTCAGATATTAGCTGAACATCTGCGAAAATTTGCTCAGGTACAAGTGGTCGCCCCGGATCGCAACTGCAGCGGCTCCTCCAATGCGTTAACGCTGGAGTTACCAATACGCATCCACACCCAGCAACAGGGCGATATTTCTGTGCGAGGTACGCCGACTGACTGCGTTTATCTGGGGGTGAATGCCCTGATGATACCGCGTCCAGATATTGTGGTATCTGGCATTAATGCAGGGGCAAACCTAGGCGATGATGTTATCTACTCTGGAACAGTTGCGGCAGCAATGGAAGGGCGTCATTTGGGATTACCGGCATTAGCGGTTTCGCTGGTGGGAAACCAACACTTTGAAACTGCTGCGGTAATGGCTTGTAGACTATTGCGTATGTTGGAACAGGAGCCGTTACGTACCAATCGTATTCTGAATATTAATGTGCCGGATTTGCCCTTAAATGAAATTAAAGGATTTAAAGTGACGCGCTGCGGTAGGCGTCATCCGGCAGATCAAGTTATCTGCCAGCAGGACCCTCGAGGGCATGATATCTATTGGATTGGTCCTCCGGGAGAAAAAGATGATGCGGGTGCTGATACTGATTTTGCGGCAGTTGAACAAGGGTATGTATCCATTACGCCATTGCAGGTTGATTTAACCGCGTATGCAGCACAAGATGTGATTAATCAATGGCTATTGCAAACCAAGGTTACCTGA
- the ispF gene encoding 2-C-methyl-D-erythritol 2,4-cyclodiphosphate synthase: MRIGHGFDVHKFGGEGPLIIGGVRIPYEFGLLAHSDGDVALHALTDALLGAAALGDIGKLFPDTDQAYKGADSRALLREAFRQVKAKGYEIGNVDVTIIAQSPKMAPHIPQMRVNIAEDLGCHMEQVNVKATTTEQLGFTGRKEGIACEAVALLVKA; the protein is encoded by the coding sequence ATGCGTATTGGTCATGGTTTTGACGTACATAAATTTGGCGGAGAAGGCCCGCTGATTATTGGTGGGGTTCGCATCCCTTATGAGTTTGGTTTACTTGCCCATTCTGATGGGGATGTGGCACTGCACGCATTAACGGATGCCCTGCTGGGCGCAGCGGCGTTGGGGGATATCGGCAAGCTGTTTCCCGATACCGATCAAGCTTATAAAGGTGCAGATAGCAGAGCGCTTCTGCGTGAAGCTTTTCGTCAGGTTAAGGCAAAGGGCTATGAGATTGGCAATGTGGATGTCACCATCATTGCTCAGTCACCCAAGATGGCTCCCCATATTCCACAAATGCGGGTCAATATTGCGGAAGATTTAGGTTGTCATATGGAGCAGGTTAACGTCAAAGCGACAACGACAGAACAGCTTGGTTTTACCGGACGTAAAGAGGGGATTGCTTGTGAAGCCGTAGCCCTGCTGGTTAAGGCGTGA
- the ftsB gene encoding cell division protein FtsB: MKKLTLLLIVLIGWLQYSLWLGKNGMHDHARVEDDLAVQQDNNAKLKSRNARLFAEINDLKGGQEAIEERARNELGMIKPGESFYRIITEQSQPAQGGKK, translated from the coding sequence ATGAAAAAACTTACGCTGTTATTGATTGTACTTATTGGCTGGTTGCAGTACTCCCTGTGGCTGGGCAAAAATGGCATGCACGATCATGCCCGTGTAGAAGATGATTTGGCTGTACAACAAGATAACAATGCCAAACTAAAATCTCGTAATGCACGACTGTTCGCAGAAATTAACGACCTGAAAGGTGGCCAAGAGGCCATTGAAGAGCGTGCCCGTAATGAACTGGGAATGATTAAACCGGGAGAGAGTTTCTATCGGATTATTACTGAACAGTCTCAGCCAGCACAAGGTGGTAAAAAGTAG
- a CDS encoding protein-L-isoaspartate(D-aspartate) O-methyltransferase — protein sequence MASKRMQTLLKQLVGHGISDERVLQAIASVPRELFIDEALSHQAYDNTALPIGAGQTISQPYMVAKMTELLKLTANSKVLEIGTGSGYQTAVLANLTHHVYSIERIKSLQWQAKRRLKQLDLHNVSTRHGDGWEGWPVRGPFDAIIVTAAPDEIPPSLMTQLVEGGRLVLPVGEQHQSQLLQLIQRYGDKFMVETIEMVRFVPMVKGELA from the coding sequence ATGGCAAGTAAACGTATGCAGACATTGCTAAAACAGCTTGTCGGGCATGGGATCAGCGATGAGCGGGTTCTGCAGGCCATAGCATCCGTTCCGCGTGAACTTTTTATTGATGAGGCGCTGTCTCATCAGGCCTATGACAATACCGCATTACCAATAGGTGCCGGACAAACTATCTCTCAGCCCTATATGGTGGCTAAAATGACGGAATTGCTGAAGCTGACGGCAAACTCAAAAGTGCTGGAGATTGGCACAGGCTCTGGCTATCAGACGGCGGTTTTAGCCAATCTTACACATCATGTTTATTCCATTGAACGTATTAAGAGCCTGCAATGGCAGGCGAAACGAAGGCTGAAACAGCTCGATTTGCATAATGTGTCAACCCGTCACGGCGATGGCTGGGAAGGCTGGCCGGTTCGTGGGCCTTTTGACGCAATTATTGTTACTGCGGCACCGGATGAAATCCCCCCCTCTCTGATGACTCAACTGGTGGAGGGGGGACGGTTAGTACTGCCGGTGGGAGAACAGCATCAATCTCAGTTGTTGCAACTGATTCAACGCTATGGTGACAAATTTATGGTAGAGACCATTGAAATGGTGCGCTTTGTTCCTATGGTCAAAGGGGAACTGGCCTGA
- the ispD gene encoding 2-C-methyl-D-erythritol 4-phosphate cytidylyltransferase → MQADCPKQYLTIGQQTIIEYAIYTLLSHTAVRQVIVALNPKDNTFAQLAVARDPRVSVVVGGAERSDSVLAGLTRAKTLQADWVLVHDAARPCLNYGDLDKLIQSVLHVKQGGILAMPVRDTMKRAVIDKAAIANTVDRNGLWHALTPQMFPLELLFECMVRAQQEGAVLTDEASALEYCGFHPLLVPGRSDNIKVTRPEDLALATFYLTHQ, encoded by the coding sequence ATGCAGGCTGATTGTCCCAAACAGTATCTCACTATTGGTCAACAGACGATCATTGAATACGCTATTTATACGCTATTGTCCCATACTGCTGTTCGTCAGGTTATTGTTGCGCTAAATCCTAAGGATAATACCTTTGCTCAACTGGCGGTGGCCCGAGATCCTCGCGTTTCAGTGGTTGTGGGCGGTGCTGAACGTTCTGACTCGGTATTGGCTGGCTTGACGCGGGCCAAAACCCTGCAGGCTGATTGGGTTTTAGTACATGATGCCGCTCGTCCGTGCCTGAATTACGGTGATTTAGATAAGCTGATTCAATCGGTATTACACGTAAAGCAGGGCGGTATTTTGGCCATGCCGGTCAGAGACACCATGAAACGAGCAGTTATCGATAAAGCCGCGATTGCGAATACGGTAGATAGAAACGGCCTTTGGCATGCATTAACGCCACAAATGTTCCCTTTGGAACTGCTGTTTGAATGCATGGTTCGGGCGCAACAAGAAGGCGCAGTATTGACCGATGAAGCTTCAGCTCTGGAATATTGTGGTTTTCATCCGCTGCTAGTACCTGGTCGATCAGACAATATTAAAGTTACCCGCCCTGAAGATCTGGCGCTGGCAACATTCTATCTTACACACCAATAA
- a CDS encoding basic amino acid ABC transporter substrate-binding protein — translation MFKRLSIFGICLVAALCTLPVANAVEPTYVVGSGGTYRPFEFENSKKELEGFDIDIISAIAKAENFNIKLVNTPWEGIFATLGSGDRDIIISGITITDKRKQMVDFSAPYFPAEQAIVIPKNKNIKSIAELKPLKVGVVNSSTGDIVVSEVLGKNSTSIKRFDNTPLMLQELYEDGIDAAVGDVGVAKFYIKNHPEKEFSLVADDKFERQFFGIAVAKGNEELRNKINTGLKKIIADGTYATIYQKWFDSNVPVLPAE, via the coding sequence ATGTTTAAACGTCTTTCTATTTTTGGTATATGCCTAGTAGCAGCCCTATGTACATTACCTGTGGCTAATGCAGTAGAGCCAACCTATGTTGTAGGGTCTGGTGGTACTTATCGTCCTTTCGAATTTGAAAACAGCAAAAAAGAGCTGGAAGGGTTTGATATTGATATCATCAGTGCGATTGCTAAAGCTGAAAACTTCAATATCAAGCTGGTGAATACGCCGTGGGAAGGGATCTTTGCTACGTTAGGCAGTGGCGATCGCGACATCATCATTTCCGGTATTACTATTACCGATAAACGTAAGCAAATGGTTGATTTTTCTGCGCCATATTTCCCTGCTGAGCAGGCTATCGTGATACCAAAAAATAAAAACATCAAGTCTATTGCTGAACTGAAACCGCTAAAAGTCGGCGTGGTTAATTCCAGCACTGGCGATATCGTGGTATCGGAAGTATTGGGGAAGAACAGCACTTCAATTAAGCGCTTTGACAATACGCCATTGATGTTGCAAGAACTGTATGAAGATGGCATCGATGCAGCGGTAGGTGATGTAGGTGTTGCTAAGTTCTACATCAAAAATCATCCGGAAAAAGAGTTCTCTCTGGTTGCCGATGATAAGTTTGAGCGTCAGTTCTTTGGTATCGCCGTGGCGAAAGGTAACGAAGAGTTACGCAATAAGATCAATACTGGCCTGAAGAAAATCATTGCTGATGGCACTTACGCGACAATCTATCAGAAGTGGTTTGACAGTAACGTACCGGTATTACCTGCCGAGTGA
- a CDS encoding aminoimidazole riboside kinase, producing the protein MKIWSLGDVVVDLLPLEDMQYQACAGGAPANVAVGVARLGHPSGFVGRVGNDPFGRFMAESLAQEGVDCQCIEQDDHYKTSTVIVDLTASGERSFTFLVSPSADQFLALHALPDASAAILHTCSLALTGKVCRDSLLNITRQIKQQGGMVSFDLNLRDQMWADKQEMYQLIAEYCTKADVLKLSEEELFWLTQSSDDSWSDALARLSDYPAALVVITRGKQGCLVLCQNTIHAFDSYAVTSVDTTGAGDAFMAGLLVGIAKYGIPRQENEVLKILSLIISQASACGALSTTHKGAWAALPNPNQLQHFLSIQGMLKPGTR; encoded by the coding sequence ATGAAAATCTGGTCATTAGGTGATGTGGTAGTCGATCTGCTACCGCTGGAAGATATGCAGTATCAGGCCTGTGCCGGTGGTGCTCCGGCTAATGTAGCGGTGGGGGTTGCTCGTTTAGGGCATCCATCAGGTTTTGTCGGACGGGTGGGTAACGATCCATTTGGTCGTTTTATGGCTGAATCACTGGCACAGGAAGGGGTTGACTGTCAGTGCATTGAACAGGATGACCATTATAAAACCAGCACCGTTATTGTCGATTTAACTGCCAGCGGTGAGCGCAGTTTTACTTTTTTGGTTAGCCCTTCGGCAGATCAGTTTCTTGCTTTACATGCATTACCTGACGCATCGGCGGCTATTTTGCATACCTGTTCACTGGCCCTGACGGGTAAAGTTTGTCGGGATTCGCTGCTCAATATTACCCGTCAGATTAAGCAGCAGGGTGGAATGGTGAGTTTTGACCTGAATCTGCGGGATCAGATGTGGGCGGATAAGCAGGAAATGTATCAACTCATCGCTGAATATTGCACTAAGGCCGATGTGCTTAAGTTGTCAGAGGAAGAACTGTTTTGGTTAACCCAGAGTTCTGATGATAGTTGGTCCGATGCCTTGGCGCGCTTAAGCGATTATCCGGCAGCACTGGTAGTGATTACCCGAGGCAAACAGGGATGTCTGGTCTTGTGCCAGAATACGATCCACGCATTTGACAGCTATGCGGTAACCAGCGTCGATACTACCGGGGCCGGAGATGCATTTATGGCCGGATTGTTGGTGGGTATCGCCAAATATGGCATTCCAAGACAAGAAAACGAGGTATTAAAAATCCTGAGCCTGATTATCAGTCAAGCCAGCGCGTGTGGGGCATTGTCGACAACCCATAAAGGCGCGTGGGCGGCATTACCGAATCCAAATCAGTTGCAACACTTTCTTTCAATACAGGGAATGTTAAAGCCGGGAACGCGATAA
- the truD gene encoding tRNA pseudouridine(13) synthase TruD → MMSLSWLYGEPAATGVLKKFPQDFCVKEDLGFEPDGEGEHVLVYLRKTGCNTQFVADNLARFAKVSGRVVSYAGLKDRHAVTEQWFCLQMPGKETPDFSAFSLEGCEVLKVARHRRKLRIGTLKGNFFQLVLRDISLKDDVESRLQKIQHSGAANYFGEQRFGRQGSNLVMAERWANNEISVKERNKRSFYLSAARSAMFNHVASQRVAQSSYQQVMPGDAMQLSGRGSWFVAQPEELESLQQRLNEGELRVTAPLPGDGELGTQLNAQIFEQQALVDDQTLYALVKRERVEPARRAILVQPQHMAWQWLDDATVSVNFWLPAGSFATSVVREVMLAVASEDIPEE, encoded by the coding sequence ATGATGTCATTATCCTGGCTATATGGCGAACCGGCTGCCACCGGCGTACTTAAAAAATTCCCACAAGATTTCTGCGTTAAAGAAGATCTGGGGTTTGAACCCGATGGTGAAGGTGAACACGTACTGGTTTATTTACGCAAGACTGGCTGTAATACTCAGTTTGTAGCCGATAATCTGGCGCGTTTTGCAAAAGTGTCGGGTCGGGTAGTTAGTTATGCCGGACTTAAAGATCGTCATGCGGTGACTGAGCAGTGGTTCTGCCTGCAAATGCCGGGGAAAGAGACACCCGATTTCAGCGCCTTCTCACTGGAAGGGTGTGAGGTGCTGAAAGTGGCTCGTCATCGCCGCAAGCTACGTATCGGTACTCTCAAAGGAAATTTTTTTCAACTGGTGTTAAGGGATATCAGTTTGAAGGATGATGTTGAGTCGCGCTTACAAAAGATTCAGCACTCCGGAGCGGCCAACTATTTTGGTGAACAACGTTTTGGCCGTCAGGGTAGTAATCTGGTGATGGCAGAACGTTGGGCCAACAATGAAATTAGCGTAAAAGAGCGTAACAAACGTAGCTTTTACCTTTCCGCTGCTCGCAGCGCGATGTTTAACCATGTTGCCAGCCAGCGAGTAGCGCAATCGTCATATCAGCAAGTGATGCCCGGTGATGCCATGCAACTGAGTGGCAGAGGAAGCTGGTTTGTTGCACAACCTGAAGAGCTTGAATCTTTGCAGCAGCGGTTAAACGAGGGCGAGTTGCGAGTGACAGCACCATTACCGGGCGACGGCGAACTGGGGACCCAGTTGAATGCTCAGATTTTTGAGCAACAGGCATTGGTTGACGACCAAACATTGTACGCGCTGGTAAAACGCGAACGGGTAGAGCCTGCTCGTCGGGCGATCTTGGTTCAACCTCAGCATATGGCATGGCAATGGTTGGATGATGCCACGGTATCCGTTAACTTCTGGTTACCGGCGGGGAGCTTTGCTACCAGCGTGGTGCGCGAGGTGATGCTAGCCGTAGCCAGTGAAGATATTCCGGAAGAATAA
- a CDS encoding amino acid ABC transporter permease, whose amino-acid sequence MSGFRWEIIQEYAPLFAEGAWMTIKCTIICVILGVTWGLILGLGGTAQAPRNRGLNRLLHIFVQWPVKIYVSAFRGTPLFVQIMVVHFALIPLLINPRDGLLVSSGIMSVDFARMLRSEYGAFLSCVVAITLNAGAYVSEIFRAGIQSIDRGQMEAARSLGMSYGKTMRKIILPQAFRRMLPPLGNNAIAIVKDSSLASAIGLADLAYAARTVSGAYASYWEPYLTISVVYWVITFLLSLTVRHMEKRLGRSD is encoded by the coding sequence ATGTCAGGATTTCGCTGGGAGATAATCCAGGAGTATGCCCCGCTGTTTGCTGAGGGTGCATGGATGACCATCAAGTGTACCATCATCTGTGTGATATTGGGTGTCACTTGGGGACTCATTCTCGGGTTAGGCGGTACGGCTCAGGCGCCACGCAATCGCGGTTTAAACCGCCTGTTGCATATTTTTGTACAGTGGCCAGTTAAGATTTATGTCAGTGCCTTTCGTGGTACGCCGCTGTTTGTTCAGATCATGGTGGTACACTTTGCCCTGATCCCCCTGCTGATTAATCCTCGCGATGGTTTACTGGTCAGCAGTGGCATCATGTCTGTGGATTTTGCCCGCATGTTGCGATCGGAATACGGTGCATTTCTCTCCTGCGTAGTGGCGATTACCCTTAACGCTGGGGCTTATGTTTCCGAGATTTTCCGCGCCGGTATTCAGTCTATCGATCGTGGACAGATGGAAGCGGCCCGTTCGCTGGGAATGAGCTATGGTAAAACCATGCGTAAGATTATTTTACCGCAGGCGTTTCGCCGTATGTTACCGCCGTTGGGTAATAACGCGATTGCCATTGTTAAGGACTCTTCGCTGGCATCCGCCATTGGGCTTGCCGATCTGGCCTATGCCGCCCGCACCGTTTCTGGTGCCTATGCCAGCTACTGGGAACCCTACCTGACAATCTCTGTTGTTTACTGGGTGATCACATTCTTACTTTCGCTGACGGTAAGGCATATGGAAAAGAGGTTAGGCCGAAGTGATTAA